The DNA window AATGGAACTGAAGCACTCTGTCTTGGGGCAATTCATGCCGGAGTCCGGGCGTATTATGCATATCCGATGAGTCCTTCGAGCGGAATTTTGACGTACATAGCGAAAAAAGCAAAAGAGACAGGAATGCTTGTAAAACAGGGAGAAGATGAAATTACTGTTGCGGAAATGACGCTGGGATCAATGTTTATGGGAACAAGAGCACTCTCAGCTACTTCTGGTGGCGGATATGATCTCATGACCGAAACTGTTTCTCTCTCAGGAATTACGGAAACTCCATTCGTGATTGTGAATTGCCAAAGACCGGGACCTGGAACTGGTCTTCCCACATGGACATGCCAAGGAGATTTGGATTTAGCGCTCTATAGCTCTCATGGAGAATTCCCTCGAGCGGTACTCGCCTGCAGTGACCCCGAGTCTTCATATGAACTCATTCAACACGCCCTGAATATTGCGGAAAAATATCAAATAATAGTTGTTGTTCTCACAGAAAAAACAATTTTGGAGTCTCGAATGACGACGGAATTTTTCGAATTGAAAAAAATTCCGATAGAAAGAGGCATTGTCACTGATCCAAATGCATTAAAAAACCTCGTGTCAAAAAATCGCTATGAATTTACAGAGTCGGGCGTTTCTTTAAGATGGCTTCCCGGATCAGGCCCCGCGCATTATTATGCGAATGGCGATGAACATCACGAGGATGGAACTCTTGCAGAGGATGCAGAGCCGGCAAAAAAAATGATGGAAAAAAGAATGCGAAAACTAAAAACTGTGGAAGAAACTCTTCCCGAGCCGGAAATATATGGATCTCCCAAAGGAGCTGACGTTTCATTTGTGGGATGGGGAAGTACAAAGAATGTGATGCTGGATGCAATTCAAGAAGCAAAATTATTGAAACTGAGCATCAATTACCTTCATTATGATTACGTATGGCCACTCAAGACAAAAGTAGCGCAAAAGTTTTTTGAGGAGAATAAGAATGTGTGTTTGGTGGAGGGAAATTATCTGGGACAATTTGGAACTCTTTTTGAAGCGAAGTCTGGACTCAAATTTCAAGAAAAGTTTTTGAAGTACGACGGAAGAGCATTTTATCTTGAGGAGGTTCTGGAATTTTCAAAGAAAATTCAAAATTTAAAATTCAAAATTTAAAATTTCCCCATGCCTTGTCCAAATCCATCTGATATCGAAATTCTCCAAAAACTCGCTGAAAACCCTGAAGCGTATCTCGCGTATGAAGAAAGTGATCAGATGCTCACTTGGTGTGATGGATGTGGAAACTTTGGAATTGAGCAATCTCTTTTTCGAGCACTCGCTCTTGAGGGAATTCAAAATCAGGAGGTGTTATTTTGTTTTGATATTGGATGTCATGGAAACGCCTCTGATAAAATCGGTGCATATACAATTCATGGACTCCACGGAAGAGTTCTTCCTCTTGCAGCGGGCGCTGTTCTCGCGAATAACAAAATGAGAGTCATTGCTTTCGCCGGCGATGGTGGAACTTTTAGCGAAGGTGTGAATCACTTGGTCCATACGATTCGAAATAATTATCCCTTTTTGTTTATTTGCCATAACAATGAAAATTACGGACTTACAACAGGTCAGGCGTCTTCAGCCACAAGAAAGGGCTCGATTATGAACTCTTCTCCCGATGGCGTTCTTCTTGATGCAGTAAATGTTTGTCATTTTGCGCTTTCCCTTGGTGCGACATTTGTTGCGCGAACATTTTCTGGTGATGTGAAACACCTGACAAAAATTCTTCAGGCAGCGCTTCATCATAATGGTTTTGCGTTTGTAGAAGTAATGCAGCTCTGTCCCACGTATAATAAAGCAACATCTCAAAATTGGTTTTGGGAACGAATTCAGCATATTGAAGATATCCCCGGATATGACGTAAAAAATATTGATGCGGCATTAGCAATTTCTCAAGATCTTGAGAAAAAAATTGCTATGGGAATTTTATTTCAGCGAGAAGATACGAATTTTCTTGAGAAAGTTCCTCAACGAAAAGAAAAAAAAACGACTCTCACGGAGGAAGTGGAATACTACGATATCCAGAAGTTTATGGAGGAGTTTGAATAGAATGATTTTTGCATTCCTCATGATTTCTCTATTTGAAAGCTTTCTGCAATGTGTTCAAAGGTAGGATAGTACTCATCTATTGTTTCGGAAAATGCGGTAAATGTAAGAGAATATACATCCTGATTATTAAGAAAAATGTATATCACAGTCCGGAGAGAAATACCGACAGGTGAAAAATCATACTCCAACCTTTTCACTTGTTTTCCGGCAATCTCGATTGTCTCTTCACGAATGACTTTCACTGTTTCATAAAAATTTTTCTCCTTCTCTTTCACTTTCTTGAGATATTCGTCAAGAGTAAGAACATCTGAGAGCTTTTCAAAACTCACACCTAGACTCTCTTGTATGAGATCGTTTTCATTCTGGAGCGGACTCAGCGCAACAAATAGTATCTTTTCATCATCACTCGTGGTTTTTGCCTTCATTCCAAGCTCGGCGGGATCTGTGGCAGAACTCCATTCCACCGGAATTTCAAGAGAAAAAGATTTGTCCTCTGAAGTGAACTTTGTAAATTCCGGAAGCGCTGATTTTTCCTCAAAACGGAGAACTCGATACATAGTTTCGCTCACGCTTGACCTCCTCATTCCTCCATACGGTTCATACGTTCCCGATGTTTCTTCCAAAAATCCGAATGTATTCGCCACCTGAATATACGCTGAAAACCATTCTCCGAGATCAACATCAAGAAATACACTTTCAGTCGCTCGTTCAGGGATTTTAAATCCATACGCTTCCAAAATTATTTTTATTGCCTCCACTTTCGAAACCGTTTG is part of the Candidatus Peregrinibacteria bacterium genome and encodes:
- a CDS encoding 2-oxoacid ferredoxin oxidoreductase; the encoded protein is MPCPNPSDIEILQKLAENPEAYLAYEESDQMLTWCDGCGNFGIEQSLFRALALEGIQNQEVLFCFDIGCHGNASDKIGAYTIHGLHGRVLPLAAGAVLANNKMRVIAFAGDGGTFSEGVNHLVHTIRNNYPFLFICHNNENYGLTTGQASSATRKGSIMNSSPDGVLLDAVNVCHFALSLGATFVARTFSGDVKHLTKILQAALHHNGFAFVEVMQLCPTYNKATSQNWFWERIQHIEDIPGYDVKNIDAALAISQDLEKKIAMGILFQREDTNFLEKVPQRKEKKTTLTEEVEYYDIQKFMEEFE
- a CDS encoding 2-oxoacid:acceptor oxidoreductase subunit alpha, coding for MTRHVIKITGASGSGLLSTGEILMKALKRQGFYMNADREYPSLIKGGHANFQVNFSTEKVHALSQKVDLFLAVDRVGLKEYIHTAPKGSIFVHGDERYKLIVPNVEKKAEELSVRLVYLPARQIAYSFGGNELMTNMVLLGLAWRVLGLPLNKLQEEVEKRFASKPKILEIDLKCLKAGYDANGIPDLPKLDISHPKKTPKTMLINGTEALCLGAIHAGVRAYYAYPMSPSSGILTYIAKKAKETGMLVKQGEDEITVAEMTLGSMFMGTRALSATSGGGYDLMTETVSLSGITETPFVIVNCQRPGPGTGLPTWTCQGDLDLALYSSHGEFPRAVLACSDPESSYELIQHALNIAEKYQIIVVVLTEKTILESRMTTEFFELKKIPIERGIVTDPNALKNLVSKNRYEFTESGVSLRWLPGSGPAHYYANGDEHHEDGTLAEDAEPAKKMMEKRMRKLKTVEETLPEPEIYGSPKGADVSFVGWGSTKNVMLDAIQEAKLLKLSINYLHYDYVWPLKTKVAQKFFEENKNVCLVEGNYLGQFGTLFEAKSGLKFQEKFLKYDGRAFYLEEVLEFSKKIQNLKFKI